Genomic window (Elusimicrobiota bacterium):
TTTTTCGTCAAGTTTCTGTTTGGCTAATTCTATTTTCCTTTTTGCTTCTTCGTGATTCGGGTCAAGTTTTAGTACCTCTTGCCAGCCGGCAATTGCAAGTTCATATTCACCTTTCTGGAAATGCTTGAATGCGGATTCATAATGCAGTTTCATTAGCGCTTGTCGTCGTTCCGGCGTTAATTCCGGTACTTCTACCGGTGTTTCTTCAACAGCAGTTGGTTGTGGAGCGGGTGGTGGTGGCGGTGGTAGAATTTCAGCCGGTTTTTCTTCTGCAGGTTTTTCTCTTTTTCCCCTTTCCCTTTTCACTTTAACCTGCTTTTCTGCCGGTTCCCCCCCTTGTCTGAATGTTAACGATAGTCGATGACTGCCTGAAGTATCCGCAAGTTGTAAAGGCCACAAAAACGCATAATCCAGTTGGATACCGATATTTAGTATTACTTTATTGAAGGAGAACCCAGCGGTAATTTCACGGTCGCTTCCACCCAACCGTGCTGAATATGTATGTTTACTAAACCATGTTTCTAACCCACCGGCAATTTTCATATCGGCAACATTATTTTCCGGTTTTCTGTATGAGAAATCTACTGTAGGTATAATATCTTCAACAAATTTCCATTTCTCAATTTTGTAAGCGAGCCCTGCACGGTATTCTTGTGGTACAAAATCTTTATGATACAAGCCGACATCTGCTTTCACAAGATTTTTTACTGCTAACCCGATAGCGAGCCGTTCTGAAAAAGGCAACAGCAGAATCCCGATATCAGTCGTGAATGCACCTGCTGATGCCCCGTTTGCAAACACGGGGTCATTCAGCGATTTTGTTCGTTCATCTAACATATATTTATGTAGCAGATATTTTATTGAGACCCCGCCAAGTATTGGGAAAGGTGGCTCTTTATCCCAGAAAAATGGCGCAGTATCGTTCGCATATCCAAGCGCAAAGGTATCCTCGCGATAAAGTGCCGAAAGATAAGTATCGTTGATATTCAGCCCGAACGAACCGCTATTATCAGTTGGATAAACAAAACCTGTATGCATCTGCCCGAGATTGATATTATCAAGCCCTAAAAATAATTTGTTATACATAAATGTACCTTCAAGCGATTGGACATGTGCAATACCTGCAGGATTGAACGACATACCGCTTGCATCGTCAGCGACTGCAGTGAATGCGTTTGCGATACCGCCTGCACGGGCACCCCAGCCGGAATCTTTAAATGCAGGGTGTAGGGGGTAGGGGGTAGGGAGTAGCAAAATCAAAAACAATAAAGGCAGGGTGTAGGGTGTAGGGAGTAGGGTGTAGTAAAATAATAATCTAATAAATTTGTTCATATATTTTTTCTCTTTTTGATTGAAATAATTAGTGAGTTTAACATTTTTGAAATTTCTTGACAACTACTATACAAAAAATTGTAAATACTCACCTGCATGTTGTCTTCTATAACCTTCTGCTATATTAGATGGTATAGAAACCGCTGCTCTTCGTAGTTGCGAACTAATCCCATAGATTTCTGATTTTGGAAAATTCATTGTTATTTTATACACTGACACCGTTAATTTATATGCCTTCTGCCAAACTATTAAATCCTGATAACTTTTTAACTGCTCCATTTTCTACACCCTACACCCTACACCCTACACCCTTTTGTTTTATTTCGCTACCACTACTGCACCTGTATTCACCTTGCCGGTTACCGTTTCTACACGGTAGATATAGATGCCACTTTCTACCGGATTACCATCGTCATCTCTACCATTCCAAGATGCTACATCGTTTAGTGTTCTTATTTTCTTGCCGGTAATATCGTAAAGTTCTATCTTTTTGATTTCTGTCTGGGCTTGGAAATTGAGCGTCTCAGTTCCTACAGGACCTATATTATCAGGTGTTAAGAATTTTTCTTTTGCCTCAGGTTTCTCAGGCAAGATACCCACTGGGAACAGTGCATAATATGTGAAATGATTGATTGCTGCAGTGATTGTATTATTTGTAGTATTGACCTTTCCGCCAACATACCGCCATTCTAACCCATCGTAGTAATAGAGTCGCAAATTAGATTCCTGAAGCCCTGTAGATGTGCCATCTATTTTTTCAACAATACCGTTATTATCAACATCAAAATACAACAGTGACAGCATTGCTGGTTTCTTGAATACAACGGATGGTGTGAACTCAAACACGCAGACCGGCTTACCACCTGCGGCACGCCACGATGCTGCGATTTCTATTTCTTTTTTAGCCCACGGAACAATTATCTCGTTAGGATTATACTGTTTGATTTTTATTTCCGTTTTATTACCATCAGTGAACTGGACAGAAACCGCACCATCTAATCCATTCCCATCTGGCACAGTAATACCGCCTGTTGCAGTTGGCGTAGTTTCATACTCGGTGTTTACATCAACATTGTATGCGGTTGTTGACGAAATAGTAGTCGGTGTGTTGTACTGCAAGAATGTAGTATCGCCACCGCTACCCGCAATCACGCCATTACCTGCGACATCTTTTACTTCTATATAGTACTCAATTGCAGTAGTTGTAGTGATTCTTGCGGTTTGGAATGACAGAGTAGATACTGTTTTGGCACCAACAGAATAACTACCACTAACGAGTGTTGCCCAGCGCCATGTTGTCTCATCTGCTAATCTGTAGCGGACATTCACAGTTGAGATACCGGTATCGTATTGACTGCCGGTATTATCCGCGACTGATAGCTGGATTACCAGCACATCACCTAACAGCCGAATAGTTGTTGGGGTTGTTCTTGCGGTGATTGTTGGCGGCGTCATATCAGGCGAGAGTGCCAGTGTTGACGACCAACTGCTTTCAAGTGCGGTTGGTGTTGTTTTATCGCGTGCTTTCAGCCGATAGTAGTACCACCAGTATGGCTGTGCTGAGATATTGGAAGTAAATGATGTTGCGGTAGTAGTAGAGCCAATAGGATTCCAAGCAGGTGAGGCAGTATAGCCGCTGTGAGCCGCATACTGAACCTCGTAATTCAGAATATCCAACTCTGGATTAGGATTCCATCTTGTTGTAATTGAGGTCGCAGTTCGTGTGAATGGCGACGAAGTCCAAGTAGGCGACGACGGATTCGTATTGAATGCGACTGCAGACGAAGTTGACGAGACCATAGACAGATTCCCAGTTGAATCCTGTGTTTTTAGTGCAACATAATAGGTTCTATCCGGATAAAGCCCTGTAATAGCTTGTGTCTCAATACTACCGGGCGATTTAGTAACTTGAAGCCAGCGGGTGCCTTTTTGCGGGTTTGTACTGCTATCCCAGTCAACCGATGGAATAGAATCCCACCATGTATTATCAGATACTACTGGATATGTTGCATATTTTACAAGGTATTTTCCTTTATTAACAAGCGAGCCCGTCATACCATCGTCACCGGGTGCAGTCCATCTGAGATTGATATAGCCCTCTATATTTGAGCCAGATGCTACAAAATCGGTTGTCCTTGCTGGCGGTGCACTATCGTTCTTATATCCTTTTGTAGGATAACTGTAGACATACCAATCGTTTCTTGAATAGCCGGTATCATCAATATCAGTTGGAGAAGCATCTCTGCCTAATGATTTCGTTGCTGTAGCAGCAGACCAATCCGCGGCAGCAGCTGCGGTTTTAGTTGCGGGATACCACTGATGGAATGCGACTGCATCCGCCCAGAGACTGTCCCAGTCGGCTTTTTGTCCTTGTGAATACGCTACGAAATCAACCATATTGCCATCTGCATCTTCTAAATACAGAATACCTTCATATCCTCGTAGGTCATATGAGCCATAGACATCAAGATAGCCGTTATTATTTGAGTCAATAGTGGTTTCATCAACTGCGGCAGCAGAGGAACTGAAATTGACAACTAAATAACTACCAACTGGCAACCATACATTCGGGAATGTTTTTAGAACTGCTGGGGAATCACTGCCGGATTCTAACCCGTAAAGTTTCCAGTTCATCAATGTGACACTGGAAGTATAGGCGTTGTATATCTCTACCCAGTCATTACCATTTCCTACAAGTGGTGCAAGTTCGTTTATTCGGATATACGAGCCAACCCGTGAAGATGCGGCACCGAAGCCAACGTTAGACATTATTGCAAGATTCGGCTGTTCATCTTCGGTTTTGAGTGCAAAATAATATGTAGCACCTGGTGTAAGTTTACCAACATATTTAATTTCAGTTTTGTTAGGTGCTGATGGTGTCCAGGTATTGTTCCAATCTGTTACATTATCAAAACTAATATCGGTTATATTTGTCGGGCTATATTTTAACACATAGCCACTGGCGGTATTGGAACGGTTATCATCACCGACAGATGTCCATGTTAGTTTCACACTACCTCTATTTATACCTTGTGAGACAGAAAGCGTTGTGACCTGTGCAGGCGGTACTGTATCAGGCACACGATTTTTTTGACCCGGTGTAGGCGAACCCGGTGTCGGTGAGGCTGAAATATGCCATTCTGATTGTGCAGGATTTGTGCCATCAGTAGAATTATCATCACGGCTGAGTGAACGGTTTCTGGTGATATATTTTACATTAGCACAGTTATTCATAACATCGGTATCGTTACTACCGGTAGCAAGCGGACCTGTCCACTCTACTGCTGTAACTGCAGCATTATACAACGCTCTGAAATCGGTTGACCCTGAAATAGAGCCACTGGTATCAGAATAACAGACTGCATCTAATAGAGTGCCTGCAGATGAAACAATCACTATTACATCATCAGAATCAGTGAGTCCTGACTTATCCGTATAGACCTCGTAATAACTTGTCCCTTTTAATACCGGCACTGTCATATTTCGTGTGGATTGGTTGAATCTTAATACTAAATAATACTTTCCAGGTAGCGGCCAATCGCCTTCAAATGTCTCAAACGGCGTAGTAGATGAGTAGTAGGACTCATAAAACTGCAAGCCCTGTAAATTAACTCCACTACTGTTTGGATTATAAATCTCAAGCCAGTCATTGCCGTCGGAAGAATATTGGGACGGAGCAATTTCGTTGATACGAAGTGTAGAGCCTACACTGCCTGATTTGGCAGTTGCAGATGCTTGGGTTTTATTCACGGTTTTAGTATCTAACTCGGAGATATTGCCGGACGCATCTTTTGTCCGGATTGCAAAGTAGTAAGTAATACCGGGGTTCAAGTTTAATATTTTAGTTTCTGTAACACCGAGATTGCTTACAGACCAGTCCTGATAGTAGGTGACCGCATTACTCCACCATGCATTTGTAGATACAGAACTGGTTACTGGATATGTAGCATATTTCACAATATATCGGGCACCGCCTGTATTATTTCCGGAAGCACCATCGTTACCCGGCGCAGTCCATTGTAACTGCACAGTACCAGCGATGGTAGTTCCGGTTTGTGCTACTAAGTCATTTATTGCAGACGGCGGTATTGTATCCAACCCGTTAGTATTGACTGGTGATGGATACAAGTTTTCTACAAAATCATTATAATTGTTATTTGTATCTATACCATCCGGCGAACGCGTTAATGAACTTCCAGAGGCACTTTCTGGTGCTGCAGAACCTCCTTCTGCCAGCGGGTCTGATTCATAACCTTCATAGCCGACAGTATCCATCACATCACCATTAGAATGTTTCAGCCGAATACCGCAAGTTGCAGAATTATACATTGTAGCAGATACAGAATAAGTAGAGTCAACAGTGACATATTGAATTGTATCCTGCTGTCCTAACAAGAAATAGCCGTTTGGCGAGATTGTACCTGATGGGATACTAAGCAGTTCTTTCGGTGCTGACCAGTCCGTATTGTTTGTTTTTTCTATTCGCCAGCCTGCGAGATTTATAGTTGATGCAGACAGATTATAGAGTTCCAGCCATTCGTTGCCTTCATCAGTGCCTGACGGGTCGTATACGAACTCGTTAATTACTACTTTATCCATTTTCGGCTGTGTAGCGGCGATATTAGAGAGCCCGGATGAGTTAGGGGGGGGAGCATCGTCTAACACTTTCATTGCAAAATAATAATTGATATCCACTGGCAGCCGAACCGTTAGTGTCTGAGTTAACCCAGCGGGCAGTGGCTCCGGGATATCAGTCAGTTTAGTTGCCGTGTTGAACTGTGTATCATTAACTATTTCCTGCACGGTAGAATATCTGATATCGTATTTGGATGCGATACCGGTATTCCAATCATCGCCTGTAGCAGTCCATGTAAGTAACACCTCGCCATGCGAAGACCCTTCTGCTGCAACGAGGTCGTTGATTGTAGATGGTGGTGTTGTATCCGCGCCAATACCGGTTTGAACCGGCCCGTATTGAACCAACCCGGACTCGTTACCTGATTTGTCCATCACAAGCACTGCGATATAATAATTTGAGCCATCTACAAGTGCTGTACCTTGACAGGTGGTTAAGACGCAGCCGGTACCTGCTACATTAGTAATCACTTTTTCAGGAATCAGTGTCCCATCCCATTGCAAATCTGCGTCAGTAATTGCTGAGCCGGCTTTTACAAACACATAATATCTTGAAAAATCGGCTGCAGTAGAACTGCTCCATGAAACATTGATTGCACCACTATTAGAGCCTGCTGCGGATAGCACTGCGATATTTGATGGTGATGTAGTATCCGGTGCTGGATTTTCTGCTGTATTTTCATCAGTAGTAAGTTCATAAATCCGTTTCTGATATTTGATATACTGTCTTGCCAGTCGGCGGTCGTAAATAATGAACTGGTTTTCATCATTCTCGGTATCTGCACGTGGTGTCCAGTTGAAACTGCCGGAAACGATTATATCTTTATCAATCACTATCAATTTAGAATGCATAATTGCACCGGTCGGATTATCATCTTTGCGGACATTCCAACCTGCCAAATCCCAATCACCGTAAGGGCAGCCACTCATACTGGCTTGACTGCGGTCAAACACACCTTGAACCACCAGCCCGCGGTTTTTAGCACCTGAAATTGCACCTTCTATAGTATCATCAGTAAATGTAAAAATATCAAAGAAGACAGATTCCTTTGCAGTACCAACTAATGAGGCGAGCCCGTTTGCAGTCTGTGCATCCGGCGAGAACCTGATATCTATCGGCACTGTGCGGTCTGGCAAATTCACAGTTGTAGATATTGACGAGACCCGTCCTGCATAATTGTAGTATTTTTTATATTCTTTGAAATAGCCCCACCACATCGCTTCAAACTCTTTTTGATACACTGCCGCAACATTTGTAGAATGGATAATCACGCAATCGTTATCCTGTGGCTGCAGTCCATCAACTGTATAGTTAACAGAGCCGGTTTCTACAGACCTGCCATCTACAACAATAAACTTATGGTGCATTATTGGGCTATCAATCTGGGCAGAACACCATTTAACATTCTGACTCAACTGGCTTGGCAGGGTCGGGTTAGACGATAATGTGTATGGGTCTACAATTAACCGGACAACCACACCGAGATTCGCTTTAGTATTTAACGCATTTATAATATCACTATTGATAAACGTATAGATACTCACATAGATGTATTCCTGGGCACTATTGATAAGATTCAGGAGTTCGTTTTTCAGCTGACTTGTGCCTGCAATTGTTGCAGGTGTGAAATATGATTTTATATCTTCTGACAATGGCACTGCTGCACCAGGCCAGTTATAGTCCGGCTCTTTGGGGCTTTGAGAACTATGCGGTCTGCGAACTGACTGGCTTGAGAAGTCAACTGAATTATTATCAGTATCTACAATCGCACCATTCGGGCTACCGGGTTTTCGGTAGAAACTGCCAAGTGCTGGAATATCCGTAACTGAAAATGATGAAATCGGTGTGCCTTCATAAAGCTCAGTATCCGAAGAGGCAATCACACCAAAACTAACACGGTCTATCGTGATTTCTGCACTATCTGTTATCTGCCAGGTAGCGCCGGTATCATTCGCACCTGATGTAAACTCAGCATCAGGCACAATCTTCCACTTGAAATCACTATGTGCAAACAGATAGAACCCATTACTTTCAATAATTTTGCCAGATGGCACAGTCGCTCTTGTATAATAGCCAGTGCCACTGTTATATTGCAATTTCCAGCCGCTTATATTCATATCCTCATTTGTCGGATTATAAAGTTCCACAAACTCATCACTACCGCTATCAGGTCCTTCAAATGCAAACTGGCTAATTACAATATGTTCAGCACCAGTGATAGTCCGGGTAGCATCAGAAGTAACATAATCTGTTGCAAGCCCATCCTGATTATACGCCCAGATACGGAACCAGTATGAAGTAGATGGCAGCAGTCCTGTAACATCTGCGGTGTTAGCCACAAAATTATCGGTATAAGTTATAAATGTAGTAATGCTGACTACAAAATTGTCAGTAGAGCGAGATATACCATACCTTGTGCCTTCTGGATTGTTATTGGGTAAAAAAGTAAATGTGATTTCGTTATGTGTGATATTGGTGAAACTGATTGTTGTCGGTGGGTTAGCAAGTGTAGATTTTGTCGCAGTATTAGACGCAGAACTCTCACCAACTGCATTGTATGATTTTACATACGCTGAATATGTAGTATTGATTAACAGCCCTGAGGTCTGTGTCCAGGAAGTAATACCAGCACCGACTGTGCCTGATAATCCGCCGGTAGAATTATAAATACGGAAACCGGTTTCACCAATAGAGACATCCTGCCACGACCACTGGATACTCGTG
Coding sequences:
- a CDS encoding four helix bundle protein encodes the protein MEQLKSYQDLIVWQKAYKLTVSVYKITMNFPKSEIYGISSQLRRAAVSIPSNIAEGYRRQHAGEYLQFFV